The region CAAGCTATGGATTTCCGCctataaatatattcattGTAAATGCATATTATtccaataaataataataatttttttgttttacaaatacacacagatatatttacatttaaaaatatatgtatacacaccTTCACTGTAACTGTAAGGTCTGCTCTACATTGTAGGTTATTTCGTCTTGGTCGAAAAGAGGTAGGAATCTTTTTTTCCGGTGCTCAATTTAAGTGCATTTTCGCTTCCAACAATGTTGCTCAAACTGAGAAGGTCATACTTTGTATAAAGTATATTGACACTCATTTCATCTCCAAAGCCATCTCGCGGGTTCTGGTTGGATTCGAGCATCAAATTGATTAGCTCTGAGTAAAAATGCGGAAAGTTGGGCGGTtggtacataattaaatttcgAATACCCTTGATTCGGGTACGTCGGAAGAAGTGAGCCCTTTCTGAATAAAGCAGAACAGACGCTCCGCTATGAAAGAATATGTCTCTCGCCCGGGAAATTTTTTCCTTCTTGGTATATTCGCTTATCTGAACAAAACTGATCATATCAGTTTTGAACTGGTTGCGTATACGTACAAAATCGAAGTAGCTAGGCACGTACAACATACAATGTGAAAAGCCGGGTTTACTAAACTGTGGCATAATGTGCTTGACAAAATGCTGAAAGCGATCATCAAATGTTGACTCCACATTGGTGCAGTTAAttcggcggaaaacttgttgaATTGGCGTAATAACATTTCGAATATCGCCATATTCAACTAGATTTGTGATACGCACTTTGCCTTGGTAGTTTTGGCATTTACTATTGACCACTGCCCGAAATTCGGGAAGTTCATGAGATGAGAAAAATAGGGTTTGGCGGTAGAAGCTAGAAGCTCCGCTTAGACACCAAGTTCGAACCCTTTGGCAATTTGTGTCCGGCAGGTTCTGCGGTTGCAGATGAAGGTGGTCTAGCGAGTGAAGAAGATTTTCCCAGTTCTGGGCTAAGAAAAGTTCCGCTTGGTCGATTACAAGTAATTCAATCGAATTCAAGAAGTCAAAGTCACTGTCCTTGTCAGTGACAAGCATGCGTAGTCCTAGTGGAGAAGCAATAAGTATGTCTGAAGAGTTCATGTCAGAAAAAAGTGAAACGGACTTCTTTGTAAAACGCATTCCAATTTTAAAGTTGTCATCTGTGTTTCCACTGAAAGTTTGCTCATAGTCATATGGTTTTGGGTTCGTTTTGGGAAAATATATCGTGTTTCCCGAGTAGTCTTGAAGGAACCGCTCATAATTTGTCATTGAATTTTTCCTGGTTTGATCTGCAAATAAAAGATAAATTATTTGCTTTCGTCTTCAACTTACAGTTCTTACCATCTTGACTGCCAAATAGTAAGTCTCCGATAAGCTTCACTATCTTTAAAGCCGACTCCCTGAAGGGCACTATAAAGAGCACCTTCATACGCTTTAGTCCTTGGTCTCTAAAGGTCTCCGGAATAGAAATTTCATTCGGAGACAACTTCAGTGACTTGGCGAGTGCTGCCACTTTCTCGTTATTACGCAGTATCAGAGATCTGACCTTTAGCATATGGTTCAGCGCGTGCAGACAGTACATGTACCGGATCTCTTCGGCATTGCTGTGTGTTCGGTAAGGATAGTACAGGTCCTGATAGTTATTTACAATATGAAAGAGTTCCGACTGTAGCGCAGAAAGCGGAAACGCTACCTTTGCGCTTATGGACATTTTGACTTCTAATTTTTGCAGATCAGAAGAGCTGGAAATGCCACTCGGTGGACTGCAGTCGGGGTTATGTGCGTTTGAATCTAGCCGAGGAATCTCAAACTTTAAATTTCCCACTGCCGGCCAACTGCTCTTAATCAATGTGGTATCCGTTCGCGAGATCAAATCGCTGATATTGTCTTCAGATAGGTCGAAATCAAATCGCTTTGAAAACGAATTGTATGAATCAAAGTCGTCATTTGATTGGACAGGACTTTTGCTCTGTTTCTCAATGGTTTTTACTGCTGCAGGCACAAAGGCGGCTTCGCTCTCGTTTGGCTTGAAAAAGTCTGAAAAAACGATTCATGGTCAAGGAAAGTGGTATTGAGATTATATACTTGTTTACATACCTGTTGGTACATTGCTGTATCCATTCACAAGCTGCTCATAGAATCCAGTTTCGTCAGCTGGGTCTTGTAATTCTGACAGGAGATCTGCTCCAGGCTCAAAAGAATTCCCTGTCAGGGCTGGGAGTCGTTCCTTTCTGTGCGATTCCTCCATTTGCTTGCTTCTCTGAATGTAGCTGTAGTTTTTCGAAAATTTCTCATTCTTGCGAACGGGGGCCTTACCGTAAGGCTTTGCTTTATGTTTCGAGTGTTTCTGCTTCAtgttaaaaatgttaaaaatttaattaaaaacacgCACGTGCtgataaacataaacatagaTTCGATCACAAGTATCGATAGCACATAGTGATGGTAGAACGCAACCTTAAGATTTTTCTATTATGGTCGTATACACTTCAAGACCAGTATAGTCTAAAATTTACGGGAAAAGATAGATTCATaccataaaataataataatggccTGAAATGATGTGGGTAGAGTGTTGCCTGatgcattattcaacggaatatacAAATGAAGCAATAGGAACGATTTTTGtcttacgttttatttgtttgacctttttcgctaaacCCGTTTTAGACAAGATCGAATAAACGCCTGTATTTAAAtcaagccagtcaagtagaattgattcattaatcagATAAAATTATATGGGCAAAGCTgagaaatctatatagctgggaatattcgacggaagaaagATTAACCAAGAATTAGTCGTCATAACCGGTTCagaacaatgagtcccattccatgcacacataccctgggggaaatggatgttatagaattaagaatacgtttgtcttccaaggttcagtaggtatcaggatcgagatatatatgtacaatatactaataatgtacttgaatatttatttattttttaaattaacaaattatctgttaataatggtacttagttactaaaggcggaaaaagataagttaaaagttagctaaatttaaatgattataaatttTGCATGCacttagtttaagagacagttcaggggatagggtttgacagagggagttataattatggcataaaaccctaaaaggttcatgatcagcataattagacctacatatgggttgacggataggcctaaaagtacgggtaggtctagatggaacggccaagtcaatctgacccaagagagtttgggagtcaacagtcccaagaaggagcttgtgcacgaacattacaccattgcatattctgcgatggtgcaacgacggcaggtcaataagatttagcctagaccggtagggtggcaagaatTCATCaatcttttaatttattttcaatgttatatggaaatccaataaaagcaagtatttcgaataggccagttaagtagaaaattgatttatcaatcgtataaaactatgtgggcatagataaaggcccggttgacaaaatttaaatacttgtcgctcacattcaaaaaagttaggTTTGGCGCGCCcaatcggtatattttgaaaatgagaccgtatatttcggtgctgttctgagggtcatactgtaaaaactggttttcgccgcgctcccatgtggtgttttttagtgctaaatggtatttttgtcatctattaatttaattttcaattttatataaaaatccaataaatgcaagtatttcgaataggccaatcatgtatagaattgattcatcaatcgtataaaattatgtgggcacggctaaatgttctatatagatagtattattcaacggaacaaagaatatgaggaatttgaattcgccgcagttcgccgcagttcgccgcatttCGCCCCAATTCGccttagcaacaatgagtctcattccatacacaaatgttgcgcattccatacacaaaagttgcggcaacatttacttgaaaaccgttttttggtcaaaataaaatacataaaggtaattaaaagaagcaatcttgtagaaaatggatttatctatgggataaagctaagtgggcatatctatatagcttgaaatataggcaaaacccgattcgccgcagtttcgctattgcaacaatgagtccctttccatacacaaatgttgctaacTCCATGCACAAATACCCTGGGGAAATGGATgatatagaattgtgaatacgtttgtcttccaaggctcaggatcgatataaatatatacaagatactaataatacacatgaataagtcaaaaacatatcaatttgagaaaaggtcttaataaattgcgTTTGATCTACATgtaaaattaacgaaatagggtgcacaaaggcctatacacgcatcatgtctttaaATACCAGCCACATTgcgactgattttttgttaaaCTATTTGGTTTATGccttgttttagccaaaatacaataaaagccaggactaaaaactatccaatcttgtagaaaattgattcattaatcgtataaaattgagggggcacggctaaatgttccatatagcTAGTTATATtcaaaagaagaaagaaaacgaggaatatgtataatcgAACTTTAATTCGTCAGTatttttacggtatattttgaagatGAGAcagtatatttttggtatatttccaATTAAgccggtatattttggtatatttctgagggtccaACAACAAGGCATCCGCGGAATTTgttaataatttttgtatattttttttatattttttttggaatgGGAAGCGATCGCACGTCGAAAAAGCTAAAGATGTCGGTTCTACAACAACTTAAACAAGTGACCACAATAGTGGCTGACACCGGCGACTTTGAAGGTACATATATAAGGTTCATATATAAGTTGTGTTTTGTTAAAAAGAAGTTAATTTAAAGCTAAGCTAAGTTTGATCTggaatatacacacacacacacacatacaaaagCTGAAACATGCTTTCTAAggtaaatgtatgtatgtatgtatgctgtACAGGTTCAATGATAatcataaatatgtatgtacgtacgtacgtacataaAAAAATACCTTTATTCGAGTTTTTGTTATCTTCTTTTGTGAAGATCAAATAAAAGTGACAGTCAGAATTCAACCTGACTTTAGTTTGACCTTATGTGCATACGTGTGTTGGAAATTTGACCGCTGTACTGATAAGGTTTCAtttgaaaaaaatgtatatgtgTTTAAGAGGCTTTGGTTtggcaataaaaatcaaggatTTGTTCATGTAAAATGATGTCGGCCAGTTGCTCAAACTGGTTTACAGGGTCGTTCTACAGCGGCAGTCCGAAAAGTGCAATAATATGTTTCTTCTAAacattctattttatttttagccatCAATATCTACAAGCCAACGGATGCCACGACAAATCCTTCTCTTATTTTGTCGGCGTCGTCCATGGAGCGATACCAGCCCTTGGTACAGAAGGCAGTGGATTATGGAAAGAGCCAAAAAGGGTATAATTGAATACTTTATTGCTTATGCTTTGATTTCACTAAATTCCTCTGTCTATCATCAGTTCGTTGAATGATCAAGTTTCCGAGGCAATGGACTATTTGTGCGTGCTGTTTGGAACCGAGATTCTGAAGGTTGTTCCAGGAAGGGTGTCTACCGAAATAGACGCCCGACTGTCATTCGACACAAAGAACAGTGTGGAGAAGGCTTTGAAGCTGATCAAGCTGTACAAATCCCTTGGCATAGACAAGGACCGAATTCTGATAAAGTTGGCATCCACTTGGGAAGGAATCAAGGCGGCCGAGATTTTGGAAAACGAGCATGGTGTTCACTGCAATCTGACCCTTCTGTTCTCATTCGCACAGGCAGTGGCGTGCGCGGAGGCCAAAGTCACTTTAATCTCCCCTTTTGTGGGCCGGATATTGGATTGGTATGTGGCCAACACAGATAACAAGAAATTCGAGGCCTTAAAGGACCCAGGTGTGGTTTCGGTTACGAAAATCTACAATTACTATAAGAAGTACGATTACGAAACCCTGGTTATGGGTGCTTCATTCCGGAATGTGGGCGAAATCAAAGCATTGGCTGGATGTGATTTGCTGACTATTAGCCCGTCGCTGCTGAAGGAACTAGAGAACGAGATAGATTCGGTGACAACATATTTGTCGGTGGACAATGCAAAGGTACAGGACATCGAAAAGATTTCCGTGGACGAGAGTAAATTTCGCTGGTTACTCAATGAAGATGCGATGGCAACTGATAAACTTTCGGAGGGCATTCGAAAGTTTGCAGTGGACACAGTTAAGCTGGAGAATTTGATCAAAAGTTACTTTAAGTAAGCCGTGGGCTTTTTCCGGTACCAGTTTCAAACCACGTGAAAGTTTTGTAATCGGTGGAGgataaaacatttaaaatatgtTTCAAAAAACATATAATTTTGTACTTGaataataattaaagtttttaaatttatgttttgACGACAGACTTTAAATTAGAATAAAGTTAGTTTGGGGTTGTCGCTGACTGTGAAATGTAATTTCTCGATAGTGCTTTCTCTTTATGGAATATTTTGTATGGCCTTAAAATGAAACTCAGAAACTCGCCCGCTCAGAAAATCATTCGAGTCTGGGGTGGGCTGGCAACCGATGAATGACGAATCACGTCGAAGCGCCAAAGAAATAtcaattacgttttaaaacgTACATATCTTCATATTAGATGAACggaatagggtatacaaacgGCCATACTATGGTTGAAAGCAACAAGTCTTCAACATTGACATGAccacattgcgactgtttttttgttgatattttttatttaaaccttattttagtcaaaataatataaataggAGTACTTAAAAGTTAATCTTGtataaaatgtattcatcaaaaggataaaactatgtgagCAGGGCTGGGAATATATAAATTAAGCAATAGGAACGATTactttctaatttttttttttgcttgacctttttcgctaaaaccttttttaggAAAAGTCCAATAAATGCacgtatttaaaataaatcagtCACTTAGAAAATAGGTTTGTAAATTGGATAAAATGATCTGAcagggctgagagatctagatagctagtaatatcggaaggaatatcaaaatttatgaattttttgAATCGGTAATGGctcggttgacaacatttaaatccttgtcgttcacattcaaaaaatttatatttggcgcgcaccactcgtaGTATCGATAACAGAACTTGAATCGGGTAAGGACCTCTTTCACACGGTTGACCACAATGAGACTCATTCCATACTTAATATTCCTGCCATCATGCTATTCAGCATGTTAGTCACTTTAACTACTATTACAATTGGTACTGATAAGttagtttaaatatttatttgatgtACTCCTCATAtaatatatccatataaacCTAGTTTTTTAAATATAGCGGCAAACTACAAACCGGTTAAAACGGAACGACGCGATTTTTGTTTCGGTCAATGAAAATGgtcaaaaaataaatgcaaaacaTGTTGGAAAGGATATTATATAATTGTAGATTTGTTATCCCAGGCAAAACAATGTAGTCTCTGTTTTAAGGCTATTTCATTGTGCTCTTACAGATAAAATTGCGGGCAACATTAACTTGTAAACCGTTTTTTAGTccaaatacaatacataaaagtaattaaaagtAGCTAATTTTGTAGAAATTGTAATCATCgatgggataaagctaagtgggcaaaGCTTAAAACTCAATATAGcttgtaatattcgacggaatatcaaaatcgaaaaAAGTGTTTCGAATctattataagccaagggggtatttcaattttccaccaaaaataattaaagttagcgttgttatttttaattttagaatctacaagaagaatttacaatcgttaatattttctGCCATTTACCTGAAGAAggtgaactatttaaataaagggggcttaagtgggctaaatTCGTTTTTTCATGTTGGAGAACAAAAACAGCAATCGCCGTAGCAATAAAATaagtcaagtatttaaaacaaacagatcaagtagaaaattgattcatttattggataaaattatgggGGCAGGACTGAGAGATCTACCTAGCTAGTAATagtcgacggaatatcaaaaacgaggaatatgtataataaaacttgaattcgtcggtatatttacagtatatttttaaaataagaCGGTATTTTCCTGTATATTTCTGACTCTGAAATCgatcaaatgcaaaaaaataatcgataagaaaattcaaaatttcttGAACTTACATTTTGTTTTCTACTTTGTTCGTACTAACTCGCTCactcatacatacaaatatgaGCTGGGCATACAttgaaaagaaacgaaataaggatgttttcgtttgaatgaagaatgaaaaagaaatataccaaaataccACTATCGATAGATCCGATATCAACTGGGGTCACACTGATCCCATCCCTAGGTTgaatacataaaataaaaaatataaaaaaagtgaGTTTAGGTGGTATTAAAATGAATTTCTAGAGTGACAATTTCATGCATTGCAATCCAGGGCAGGTGGAAAATGTTTGGCCATTGAAAGTCCGCTCATAACGCGGCAAGTGTCATCAAAGTATCTTTTTCTGCACCTCCGAAAGTTGCTCCGATATCGTGTGTGCACCTTTGCTTTTGCTCAACCACCCAAGTTGCTCCCATGAATAAAAATGTTCGGTAACGGTAAACAATAAAACCATTGTCAAACATAGGGAACATTTTGTGTACTGTACATGCAAATATATGCCTGTGACAATAAAATCGCGCAATGATGTGATTCGCTGGCCGAGGTCCGACTTAAGTTCCTTTCATCCTTAGACCCGAAATCAGTGAAAAATCGTTCGCGCATGAATTCAAAACACTATCAGATGGGTATAATATAGTTTCCAAAAGTGTCAAAGAAATGGCAAATATTCTGggcaatatatacatatagagatatatgtacatacatttatttatgtacatcCATTCACACATGCAAACCGAGAACTTGTGtctatatgcatatatatccAAACACATACATccgcacatatgtatatatgagtAGATACACAACGATGTGTACACATATCTGtctaatatatgtacatatatatgtacccGCTTAGATCCCGATGAATTTATGcacatttatttacaattaaatATTCTCGACTTTCGGTTGAAGTATGTATTTTGGGTGGACACCAATAATTAATAGATTAAACACTTCTacgcatactcgtacatgccTATGCGTGCATATATTAAGTACAGATATTCATATTTAAAGTAAAATGTTAATCAAATTTTTGcccatttacatacatatatatcggtaaaaaaaaaattcgccCACTGAATgtgtatacaaaaatatattcatcgtacatacatgtgtatgtattaGCTGCCTTACGGGCCTGCAGATGAAATTATGTTGGTATCTCTATGTACATGCGTACCTGCACCTTTGTATGCGCAAAAATTTCACCCGCCCTCTGCTTCACCTGTTACACTGCCCTGATGTATACGATTCGTCCTGCTACTGCTGGGTGGGGGTGCTGGGCTCTGATGTATTCGAGTGAATTATTGTAATTTTTAATAGATTTCGGGTGTACAAGCAAACCAGCAGCATAATTTTCGGGAACATTAAAGCTCTGCTTGAGCTACGGACAATCAATCCGTGACTCACATTATAAATTCGTGGGCAGTAGTGTCGCAGTTTCGTTTATACACACCTGCATATATAcctatgtacacacatacatatgtataagtacataataaataaactttttgttgaaatattcaaatgaaaagaacattcatttagATGTTAGATGGAGCTGTGCAAATATTGTTGAATGCCCGCTCAGTCCCAGTAATAGCTAAACTTTGTAATATACTCTCTTACCaatagtatttatttatattaggTCTGCTGAaactaattgaatttatttttatttataattccTAAATTCAGCTTTCGGCGCTTATCTATCGAAGCTGTGAGCGGACCGGACCGGTGGTGTTACTGAGATTGGAGAAGTGAACGATACATAGGAAAATTGTGTATTGACTCGAAAACTCAGCTATACTGGAGCAGAACGGAGAAAATACAAGGGGTGCCGAGTCACCCGACGCTAACCAGGAAAATCGAGCGACGTGTTGGTGGACTCCCTGGGCTGCAATGGGTTGCTTTGGGTCCCCCACCTCGAAGCAGTCCGATGTGAACTCGGAGGATTCTAAAAGTCAAAAGCGCCGGAGCGATGCAATATCTAGACAGTTGCAGAAAGATAAACAGCTCT is a window of Drosophila pseudoobscura strain MV-25-SWS-2005 chromosome 3, UCI_Dpse_MV25, whole genome shotgun sequence DNA encoding:
- the LOC117183718 gene encoding digestive organ expansion factor homolog: MKQKHSKHKAKPYGKAPVRKNEKFSKNYSYIQRSKQMEESHRKERLPALTGNSFEPGADLLSELQDPADETGFYEQLVNGYSNVPTDFFKPNESEAAFVPAAVKTIEKQSKSPVQSNDDFDSYNSFSKRFDFDLSEDNISDLISRTDTTLIKSSWPAVGNLKFEIPRLDSNAHNPDCSPPSGISSSSDLQKLEVKMSISAKVAFPLSALQSELFHIVNNYQDLYYPYRTHSNAEEIRYMYCLHALNHMLKVRSLILRNNEKVAALAKSLKLSPNEISIPETFRDQGLKRMKVLFIVPFRESALKIVKLIGDLLFGSQDDQTRKNSMTNYERFLQDYSGNTIYFPKTNPKPYDYEQTFSGNTDDNFKIGMRFTKKSVSLFSDMNSSDILIASPLGLRMLVTDKDSDFDFLNSIELLVIDQAELFLAQNWENLLHSLDHLHLQPQNLPDTNCQRVRTWCLSGASSFYRQTLFFSSHELPEFRAVVNSKCQNYQGKVRITNLVEYGDIRNVITPIQQVFRRINCTNVESTFDDRFQHFVKHIMPQFSKPGFSHCMLYVPSYFDFVRIRNQFKTDMISFVQISEYTKKEKISRARDIFFHSGASVLLYSERAHFFRRTRIKGIRNLIMYQPPNFPHFYSELINLMLESNQNPRDGFGDEMSVNILYTKYDLLSLSNIVGSENALKLSTGKKDSYLFSTKTK
- the Taldo gene encoding probable transaldolase, encoding MGSDRTSKKLKMSVLQQLKQVTTIVADTGDFEAINIYKPTDATTNPSLILSASSMERYQPLVQKAVDYGKSQKGSLNDQVSEAMDYLCVLFGTEILKVVPGRVSTEIDARLSFDTKNSVEKALKLIKLYKSLGIDKDRILIKLASTWEGIKAAEILENEHGVHCNLTLLFSFAQAVACAEAKVTLISPFVGRILDWYVANTDNKKFEALKDPGVVSVTKIYNYYKKYDYETLVMGASFRNVGEIKALAGCDLLTISPSLLKELENEIDSVTTYLSVDNAKVQDIEKISVDESKFRWLLNEDAMATDKLSEGIRKFAVDTVKLENLIKSYFK